The following coding sequences lie in one Rhizobium rhododendri genomic window:
- a CDS encoding Bax inhibitor-1/YccA family protein translates to MNPINPRSGFGVNAGTQALFDEGLRKHMLRIYNYMAIGLVVTGLVAFVVGTTPALYVPIFSSPLKWVVMLAPIGFVLFFSFKIQSMSASGAQAMFWAFCAVMGLSLASVFLVFTGASIARTFFIAATMFGATSLYGYTTKRDLANFGSFLMMGLIGVVIASVVNIFLGSTVLQFAVSVIGIAVFVGLTAWDTQNIKEQYAENYDQESQQKMAVMGALSLYLNFVNIFQLLLNFTGDRE, encoded by the coding sequence ATGAATCCGATCAATCCCCGCTCCGGTTTCGGCGTTAACGCCGGCACCCAGGCGCTGTTCGACGAAGGACTGCGCAAGCATATGCTGCGCATCTACAACTATATGGCTATCGGTCTGGTCGTGACGGGGCTCGTTGCCTTCGTCGTCGGCACGACGCCGGCGCTCTATGTGCCGATCTTCTCGTCGCCCCTGAAGTGGGTCGTCATGCTGGCACCGATCGGCTTCGTGCTGTTTTTCTCGTTCAAGATCCAGTCGATGTCCGCCAGCGGCGCGCAGGCCATGTTCTGGGCCTTCTGCGCAGTCATGGGACTATCGCTCGCCTCGGTGTTCCTGGTGTTCACCGGCGCCAGTATCGCCCGCACCTTCTTCATCGCAGCCACCATGTTCGGCGCGACAAGTCTCTATGGCTACACGACGAAGCGGGATCTCGCCAATTTCGGCTCGTTCCTGATGATGGGCCTGATTGGCGTCGTGATCGCCAGCGTCGTCAACATCTTCCTCGGCTCGACTGTCCTGCAGTTTGCCGTGTCCGTGATCGGTATCGCCGTCTTCGTCGGCCTGACCGCCTGGGATACGCAGAACATCAAGGAACAGTATGCCGAGAACTATGACCAGGAATCGCAGCAGAAAATGGCTGTGATGGGCGCCCTGTCGCTCTACCTGAACTTCGTCAACATCTTCCAGCTGTTGCTCAACTTTACGGGCGACCGCGAGTAA
- a CDS encoding anti-sigma factor family protein, with the protein MTSVDPIIDADLDAYVDGELDVSRRIAVESYLSEHPATAAKVMADLSLRGELRLALATEAVTGGVQTREAARRLERGLAYGRVLQSLQRIAAVAVLVASGWVAHNSFGAFSATEVSASVPPPAFVDDAVAAFRTSALRAQVASQPKSANYNPDDIRAATAIVMPTLPADWKVADAEIYPSAFGPSIEVTVDANGKRLSLFAVRPGSFAVAKVDHIALDGVQASYWQIGDVAYALVADAAANNLDGEAERLSRTLY; encoded by the coding sequence ATGACGTCAGTTGATCCGATCATCGACGCCGATCTCGATGCCTATGTCGACGGCGAACTGGATGTATCGCGGCGCATAGCGGTGGAATCCTACCTGTCGGAACATCCGGCAACGGCTGCCAAGGTCATGGCCGACTTAAGCCTGCGCGGCGAATTGCGGCTGGCACTGGCGACGGAGGCCGTAACCGGCGGGGTGCAGACCCGCGAGGCCGCCCGTCGTCTGGAGCGTGGGCTTGCCTACGGTCGCGTATTGCAGTCATTGCAGCGCATTGCTGCCGTTGCCGTTCTGGTGGCATCGGGCTGGGTGGCACACAATTCGTTCGGCGCTTTCTCGGCCACCGAGGTCTCGGCATCCGTGCCGCCGCCGGCTTTCGTCGACGATGCGGTTGCGGCTTTCCGCACCTCGGCATTGAGGGCGCAGGTCGCCTCGCAGCCGAAGTCGGCCAACTACAATCCGGATGATATCCGGGCGGCAACCGCAATCGTCATGCCGACGTTGCCGGCCGACTGGAAGGTGGCCGATGCCGAAATCTATCCGTCGGCCTTCGGACCGAGCATCGAAGTTACCGTCGATGCGAATGGCAAGCGGCTGTCGCTGTTTGCAGTCCGGCCAGGCAGTTTTGCCGTCGCCAAGGTCGACCACATCGCCCTCGACGGCGTGCAGGCATCCTACTGGCAGATCGGCGATGTCGCCTACGCGCTGGTTGCCGATGCCGCCGCCAACAATCTCGACGGGGAGGCCGAGCGGCTTTCCCGGACACTCTATTAA
- a CDS encoding sigma-70 family RNA polymerase sigma factor, which translates to MERNGRTFDVLAQLSSLRRYARSLVRNADDAEDLVHDALLRAYERKSTFRRGANLRSWLLSIVHNAHIDRLRRDRSMARRHDGAAVEMEQSLAAGQEHAVRLSQVRDAFFRLPEEQRAALHLVAIEDMSYNEAAATLGIPVGTLMSRISRARAQLRDFEDKAPAASHLRVIGGNDHDVS; encoded by the coding sequence ATGGAACGCAACGGACGCACATTCGATGTCTTGGCACAGCTCTCATCCCTGAGACGCTACGCCCGTTCGCTGGTGCGCAACGCCGACGATGCGGAAGACCTCGTGCATGATGCCTTGCTGCGGGCCTATGAGCGCAAGTCGACCTTCCGTCGCGGCGCAAACCTGCGCTCCTGGCTTCTCTCCATCGTCCATAACGCCCATATCGACCGCCTGCGTCGGGACCGGTCGATGGCGCGGCGCCATGATGGCGCGGCCGTCGAGATGGAGCAGTCGCTGGCGGCCGGCCAGGAGCATGCCGTCCGGCTGTCGCAGGTGCGTGACGCCTTCTTCAGGCTTCCGGAAGAACAGCGTGCGGCGCTGCATCTCGTTGCCATCGAGGACATGTCCTACAACGAGGCCGCAGCGACGCTCGGCATACCTGTCGGCACGCTGATGTCGCGAATTTCGCGGGCGCGCGCCCAGTTGAGGGATTTCGAGGACAAGGCGCCGGCTGCGTCGCATCTGCGTGTTATCGGAGGGAACGATCATGACGTCAGTTGA
- a CDS encoding bestrophin family protein, which translates to MIVRERPGLLPLFFIMRGSIVPRILPQIIVIFVMSCLITWGHHERPGMILSVSGVPFAVLGTALSVFLSFRNNACYQRWWEARHSWGQLVYAARTFSRQTLLLEALHGEEGRRVRRSLLTLAMAMPHALVQHLRPEGDQSKVERLLPDDVQPLYHAASNRPEMLMRLMSADLARMRASDRITDIQYQMLDRTITDMAIVPATCERIRNTPLPFAYTLLVHRTAYLFCFLMPFGSVDVLGWGTPFAAAVIAYTFFGLDALGDELENPFSKEANALPIGALADAIEHNLREAMGETDLPPLPTPTNFVLM; encoded by the coding sequence ATGATCGTCCGCGAGCGCCCGGGGCTACTCCCGCTATTCTTCATCATGCGTGGATCGATCGTTCCCCGCATCTTGCCGCAGATCATCGTGATTTTCGTTATGTCCTGCCTCATCACCTGGGGCCATCACGAGCGACCGGGCATGATCCTGTCGGTCAGCGGCGTGCCGTTCGCCGTGCTCGGCACAGCGCTTTCGGTGTTTCTGTCGTTCCGCAACAACGCCTGCTATCAACGCTGGTGGGAGGCGCGGCACAGCTGGGGACAACTGGTCTACGCGGCACGGACGTTTTCGCGCCAGACCTTGCTGCTGGAAGCCTTGCACGGCGAGGAGGGGCGGCGGGTCAGGCGTAGCCTGCTGACGCTGGCCATGGCCATGCCACATGCGCTTGTCCAGCATCTTCGGCCGGAGGGCGACCAGAGCAAGGTCGAGCGGCTATTGCCGGACGATGTCCAGCCCCTCTATCACGCTGCATCGAACAGGCCTGAAATGCTGATGCGGCTGATGTCGGCCGATCTGGCAAGAATGCGGGCGAGCGACCGGATAACAGATATCCAGTACCAGATGCTCGACAGGACAATCACCGACATGGCAATTGTGCCGGCGACCTGCGAGCGCATCCGAAACACGCCGTTGCCGTTTGCCTACACGCTGCTGGTTCATCGCACGGCCTATCTGTTTTGCTTCCTAATGCCGTTCGGTTCGGTCGACGTGCTCGGCTGGGGAACGCCGTTTGCGGCGGCGGTCATCGCCTACACCTTCTTCGGCCTCGATGCGCTCGGTGACGAGCTCGAAAATCCGTTCAGCAAGGAGGCGAATGCTTTGCCGATCGGTGCGCTTGCCGATGCTATCGAGCACAATCTGCGAGAAGCCATGGGCGAGACGGATCTGCCACCGCTGCCGACGCCCACCAATTTCGTGCTGATGTAA
- the msrA gene encoding peptide-methionine (S)-S-oxide reductase MsrA: MTMTLKYSMREALSRYGRRAGTAVAVLLVGGTVLHFTPSQAGEAREIPKATIDAAPGSGTETIALAGGCFWGVQGVFQHVDGVVSAVSGYAGGAKNTAEYETVSTGSTGHAETVKVVFDPHKISLGHLLQIYFSVAHDPTELNRQGPDSGTQYRSAIFPTTPEQARVAKAYIDQLNKAHVFGEAVVTKIEPGKSFYPAETYHQNFLTTHPTYPYIAINDIPKIDDLKRMFPKDYRAEPVLVTASN; the protein is encoded by the coding sequence ATGACGATGACTTTGAAATATTCCATGCGCGAAGCCTTGTCCCGATATGGCCGACGGGCCGGCACCGCTGTTGCGGTCCTTCTGGTCGGCGGCACTGTGCTGCATTTCACACCTTCCCAGGCCGGCGAAGCCCGAGAGATTCCGAAAGCCACTATCGACGCAGCGCCGGGTTCCGGCACCGAGACAATCGCGCTCGCCGGGGGCTGTTTCTGGGGCGTGCAGGGCGTCTTCCAGCATGTCGACGGCGTCGTCAGCGCGGTGTCCGGTTATGCCGGTGGCGCGAAGAATACCGCTGAATACGAGACTGTCAGCACCGGCAGCACGGGCCATGCCGAGACCGTGAAGGTGGTCTTCGATCCGCACAAGATCAGCCTCGGCCATCTGCTGCAGATCTACTTCTCCGTCGCCCACGATCCAACGGAATTGAACCGCCAGGGGCCAGACAGCGGCACCCAGTACCGCTCGGCAATCTTTCCGACCACGCCTGAACAGGCGCGCGTCGCCAAGGCCTATATCGATCAACTGAACAAGGCACACGTTTTCGGTGAGGCTGTCGTCACGAAGATCGAGCCGGGAAAGAGCTTCTATCCGGCCGAGACTTATCATCAGAATTTCCTGACGACCCACCCGACATATCCCTACATCGCCATCAACGACATACCGAAAATCGATGACCTGAAGCGCATGTTCCCCAAGGACTATCGTGCCGAACCGGTACTGGTGACCGCCAGCAACTGA
- the msrB gene encoding peptide-methionine (R)-S-oxide reductase MsrB, whose product MQTRRALLMTVATGAAVFSARSWNGSLGTAAAATFPITHTDAQWHKLLTAEQYEVLRNEGTERPFTSPLLEEHRKGRFACAGCELPLFSSETKFESGTGWPSFWQPLPKAVGSVKDTSYGMVRNAVHCARCGSHIGHVFNDGPKPTGLRYCMNGIAMTFQASSA is encoded by the coding sequence ATGCAGACGAGACGCGCATTGCTGATGACTGTGGCGACCGGTGCGGCGGTGTTTTCCGCGCGGAGCTGGAACGGATCGCTGGGGACTGCTGCTGCCGCAACGTTTCCCATAACCCATACCGATGCGCAATGGCACAAGCTTTTGACCGCAGAACAATACGAGGTTCTGCGCAACGAGGGCACGGAACGCCCCTTCACCAGCCCGCTGCTCGAAGAACACCGTAAGGGAAGATTTGCCTGCGCCGGTTGCGAACTACCCCTGTTTTCCTCGGAGACTAAGTTCGAGAGCGGCACGGGCTGGCCCAGTTTCTGGCAACCGTTGCCAAAAGCCGTCGGGTCCGTCAAGGATACGTCCTACGGCATGGTCCGCAACGCCGTGCATTGTGCCCGTTGCGGCAGCCATATCGGCCATGTCTTCAACGACGGCCCCAAGCCGACCGGCCTTCGCTACTGCATGAACGGCATCGCCATGACGTTCCAGGCATCATCTGCGTGA
- a CDS encoding SlyX family protein — MSDQESRITQLEEVVAYQAKTIDELSDQLTAQWKVVEETRYKLERLVERFMTLDEETAEAPANAKPPHY, encoded by the coding sequence ATGTCTGACCAGGAAAGCCGCATTACCCAGCTTGAGGAAGTTGTTGCCTACCAGGCAAAGACCATCGACGAACTCTCCGACCAGCTGACGGCGCAGTGGAAGGTGGTCGAGGAAACCCGCTACAAGCTCGAACGTCTGGTCGAGCGTTTCATGACGCTCGACGAAGAAACTGCCGAGGCGCCGGCCAACGCGAAACCGCCGCACTATTGA
- a CDS encoding FdhF/YdeP family oxidoreductase, with protein MSDTPKIEPNDAPAGGWGSVRSLAHQARENGQPLSVVAGLAKQNKADGFACVSCAWAKPAKPHPAEFCENGAKATFWELAAARADADFFAQHTVTELRGWSDYDLENAGRLMQPMRYDAASDHYVPVSWDEAFSAIGRELKAIRAVDPNKVVFYASGRASLETSYMYQLMARVYGTNNLPDSSNMCHESTSVALPESIGIPVGTVRLDDFETAEAFFFFGHNTGSNAPRMLHQLQEAVKRGAEIVTFNPLKERGLERFVNPQSPLQMATNHATEISSQYHQVKAGGDIAAITGICKALLATDDADLASGGNGVLDREFLAEHTHGAGEFIDYVRSQNWDVLVRESGLPIAAMVQAADTYSRAKSVIGIYGMGLTQHKLGVQAVQMLVNLLLLRGNIGRPGAGICPVRGHSNVQGQRTVGISEKTKLVPLDRLKELYHFEPPYEDGLTTVDACQSIIKGDVEGFIGLGGNFLRAVPEREVMEERWPAMRLTVQIATRLNRGQLFNGSVSYLLPCLGRTEIDEQASGPQAVSVEDSTSCIHGSRGFHAPAGPGLYSETKIVAGIAKATLPDNPDIPWDEWVNDYARVRDAIEATYPKIFKDFNKRLFTPGGFEKPLAARERDWQTDTGKANFKVPTALSASFAEDHADIFRLMTLRSNDQFNTTVYGYSDRFRGVEGTRMVIFLNVADMQRLGIAKDDTVSLVTATDDNIVRRLDGLRAVPHSIPEGCCGAYYPECNSLIPLWQHAEKSKVPAAKSVPVYIVKDGSKLAPMPVYSRINASQPVGIET; from the coding sequence ATGTCCGACACTCCGAAAATCGAACCGAACGATGCTCCAGCCGGCGGATGGGGGTCGGTCAGATCGCTGGCCCATCAGGCGCGGGAAAACGGCCAGCCGCTCAGCGTCGTTGCAGGTCTCGCCAAGCAGAACAAGGCCGATGGCTTTGCCTGCGTCAGCTGCGCCTGGGCAAAGCCCGCCAAGCCTCACCCGGCCGAGTTCTGCGAAAATGGCGCCAAGGCGACATTCTGGGAACTGGCCGCCGCGCGCGCCGACGCGGATTTCTTCGCGCAGCACACGGTCACCGAATTGCGCGGCTGGAGCGACTATGATCTCGAAAATGCCGGCCGACTGATGCAGCCGATGCGCTACGATGCCGCGAGCGACCACTATGTTCCCGTCTCATGGGACGAGGCCTTTTCAGCCATCGGCCGCGAGCTGAAGGCAATCCGTGCAGTCGATCCCAACAAGGTCGTGTTCTACGCCTCCGGCCGGGCCTCGCTGGAAACATCCTACATGTATCAGCTGATGGCTCGGGTTTATGGCACCAACAACCTGCCTGACAGCTCCAACATGTGCCATGAATCCACCTCTGTCGCACTTCCGGAGAGCATTGGGATTCCCGTCGGAACGGTGCGGCTGGACGACTTCGAGACGGCGGAAGCATTCTTTTTCTTCGGCCACAATACAGGCTCCAATGCGCCGCGCATGCTGCACCAGCTGCAGGAAGCAGTAAAGCGCGGCGCCGAGATCGTCACCTTCAATCCGCTGAAGGAACGCGGGCTGGAGCGGTTCGTCAATCCGCAAAGCCCGCTCCAGATGGCCACCAACCATGCCACCGAGATCAGCAGCCAGTATCACCAGGTCAAGGCCGGTGGCGACATTGCTGCTATAACCGGAATCTGCAAGGCACTGCTGGCAACAGACGACGCCGACCTCGCATCCGGCGGGAACGGCGTCCTCGACCGCGAATTTCTGGCAGAACACACCCACGGCGCCGGAGAATTCATCGACTACGTCAGGTCTCAGAACTGGGACGTCCTCGTTCGGGAATCAGGCCTGCCAATTGCCGCAATGGTCCAGGCGGCGGATACCTATAGTCGCGCCAAATCCGTCATCGGCATCTACGGCATGGGACTGACCCAGCACAAGCTCGGCGTCCAGGCGGTCCAGATGCTGGTCAACCTGCTTCTGCTGCGCGGCAATATCGGCCGGCCCGGCGCCGGCATCTGCCCAGTACGCGGCCACTCGAATGTCCAGGGCCAGCGTACGGTCGGCATTTCGGAAAAGACCAAGCTGGTTCCGCTGGACAGGCTGAAGGAACTCTACCACTTCGAGCCGCCTTACGAGGATGGACTGACAACCGTTGATGCTTGCCAGTCGATCATCAAGGGCGATGTCGAAGGCTTCATCGGGCTCGGTGGTAATTTCCTTCGCGCCGTACCGGAGCGGGAAGTGATGGAGGAGCGCTGGCCGGCCATGCGCCTGACAGTGCAGATCGCCACCCGGCTCAACCGTGGCCAGCTGTTCAACGGCAGCGTCTCCTACCTCCTGCCGTGCCTTGGCAGAACCGAGATCGACGAGCAGGCAAGCGGTCCTCAGGCTGTCAGCGTCGAGGACAGCACGTCCTGCATCCACGGCTCCAGAGGTTTTCACGCTCCGGCAGGGCCCGGGCTCTATTCCGAAACGAAAATCGTTGCCGGGATCGCCAAGGCCACCCTGCCCGACAATCCAGACATCCCGTGGGACGAGTGGGTGAATGATTACGCTAGGGTCCGCGACGCCATAGAGGCGACCTACCCGAAGATATTCAAGGATTTCAACAAGCGGCTGTTTACCCCCGGCGGCTTTGAAAAACCGCTCGCCGCCCGCGAGCGCGACTGGCAGACGGACACGGGCAAGGCAAATTTCAAAGTGCCGACCGCACTGTCGGCAAGTTTCGCAGAAGACCACGCCGACATTTTCCGGCTGATGACGCTACGCAGCAACGACCAGTTCAACACGACCGTCTATGGCTATAGCGACCGCTTTCGCGGCGTCGAAGGCACCCGCATGGTGATATTCCTCAACGTGGCGGACATGCAGAGGCTCGGCATCGCCAAGGACGACACTGTGTCGTTGGTCACCGCTACCGATGACAATATCGTCCGCCGGCTGGATGGCCTGCGCGCCGTCCCACACAGCATCCCTGAAGGGTGCTGCGGCGCGTATTATCCCGAGTGCAACTCCTTGATACCGCTCTGGCAACATGCCGAAAAGAGCAAGGTGCCCGCCGCCAAATCCGTCCCGGTTTACATCGTAAAGGACGGAAGCAAGCTCGCGCCGATGCCAGTTTACAGCCGGATTAATGCCAGTCAGCCGGTCGGCATCGAGACCTGA
- a CDS encoding metallophosphoesterase family protein — translation MKIIQITDTHVSPGKPHFNGNWEPLARWINDSGADLVIHTGDLSVDGADKDEDLVFSMDLMRQVAVPMLIVPGNHDVGHLPGSAQPVNAERLARWRRLVGPDRWVEDRGNWRLIGLNSQLMGFEDGEDEAQFEWLETTLASRGDRRVAIFAHKPLFVDTPDEGDTGYWSVRPNQRQRLYDLIAAHDVALFGSGHLHWAWKGGFKTTSTVWAPPAAFILDKMEREMPGERFVGAAIHTFADDVTTELVAVPGMTAYFLDDVVEEVYPQAAHKVVRDAAQ, via the coding sequence ATGAAAATCATCCAGATTACCGACACCCATGTCAGCCCCGGAAAGCCGCATTTCAACGGTAACTGGGAACCACTGGCACGCTGGATCAACGACAGCGGCGCCGATCTCGTGATCCACACCGGCGACCTCAGCGTCGACGGCGCCGACAAGGACGAGGACCTCGTCTTCTCGATGGATCTGATGCGGCAGGTTGCCGTGCCGATGCTGATTGTCCCCGGCAATCATGATGTCGGCCATCTCCCGGGTTCGGCCCAGCCCGTCAATGCCGAGCGGCTGGCCCGCTGGCGGCGCCTCGTCGGCCCCGACCGCTGGGTTGAAGATCGAGGCAATTGGCGCCTGATCGGTCTCAACAGCCAGTTGATGGGCTTTGAGGATGGCGAGGACGAAGCCCAGTTCGAATGGCTGGAAACAACGCTTGCCAGCCGGGGCGACCGCCGCGTCGCGATCTTCGCCCACAAGCCGCTCTTCGTAGACACGCCGGACGAGGGCGACACCGGTTACTGGAGCGTCCGGCCGAACCAGCGTCAGCGCCTCTACGATTTGATCGCCGCCCATGATGTTGCGCTGTTTGGCAGCGGTCACCTGCACTGGGCCTGGAAGGGCGGCTTCAAGACCACCTCCACCGTCTGGGCGCCACCGGCCGCCTTCATCCTCGACAAGATGGAACGCGAAATGCCCGGCGAACGCTTTGTCGGCGCCGCTATCCACACGTTTGCCGATGACGTCACCACCGAGCTTGTCGCGGTTCCCGGCATGACCGCCTATTTCCTCGACGATGTCGTTGAGGAGGTCTATCCCCAGGCAGCCCACAAGGTCGTCCGGGATGCGGCCCAATGA